One window of the Verrucomicrobiota bacterium genome contains the following:
- a CDS encoding sulfatase-like hydrolase/transferase, with the protein MTHCQRVIRRIFQVTGLGISIIIGIPFTFGEPNRPNIVWITCEDLSPHLGCYGDDQAITPTLDKLATEGVRYTQAFANTGVCATARSCLVTGMYASSIGSQHMRCTATLPGFFKTFPQLLREAGYYTGNVSKTDYNFPVPEGAWSGLRGKAHWRNRKANQPFFYVHNINATHESRVRFSEEDFQKLTERVRPDQRRRPEEMEVPPYHPDTAKIRGEWARYYDMATQMDYEVADILEELEADGLLESTIVFFFSDHGTGLPRAKQFIFDTGMQVPLIIRFPDKWKHLAPSPAGSVTDRLVSFVDFGPSILSLAGVSIPEYIQGRAFLGDNASDPRQYVYGIRDRMDERYDMSRTVRDKHFKYHRNYMPYLPHYPWLDYMDLLETSKEMRRLGDEGKLSGAHAHFMAPTKPLEELYDIQADPFELHNLAGSPEYREILERMRELHVAWVLETRDLGLIPEQYLRERAKPTSEYEYGQSAAFPVERVLETALLMGGRNVDELILRLEDQEPAVRFWAANGLTNLGTEALPSQEKLLHILNKDTVSEVRIAAAQALCKMDKPEQALTVLASFLQDERLYIRVAAANVVDRIGEQARPIRAEIQQALQRAWPDLDQGANFLPWLLQHTMREMDTARP; encoded by the coding sequence ATGACCCATTGCCAGCGAGTTATCCGGCGGATCTTTCAGGTCACCGGTTTGGGAATCTCGATTATTATCGGTATCCCATTCACATTCGGGGAACCGAATCGCCCAAACATCGTATGGATAACCTGTGAGGACTTGAGCCCGCACCTGGGCTGCTATGGCGATGATCAGGCAATCACCCCAACCCTCGATAAGCTTGCTACTGAAGGTGTCCGCTACACCCAGGCCTTTGCCAACACCGGGGTCTGCGCCACCGCACGCTCCTGCCTGGTCACCGGTATGTATGCCTCTTCCATCGGCTCTCAGCACATGCGCTGCACGGCCACTTTGCCGGGATTTTTCAAAACTTTTCCCCAACTGCTTCGGGAAGCGGGATACTATACCGGTAATGTATCCAAAACTGACTACAACTTTCCTGTGCCGGAAGGGGCCTGGAGCGGGTTGCGCGGCAAAGCCCATTGGCGAAATCGAAAAGCAAATCAGCCTTTCTTCTACGTGCACAACATAAACGCCACGCATGAGAGCCGGGTGCGTTTCAGCGAAGAAGATTTCCAAAAACTTACCGAACGCGTGCGGCCCGATCAGCGCCGGAGACCCGAGGAAATGGAAGTCCCGCCCTATCATCCGGATACGGCAAAAATCCGCGGGGAGTGGGCCCGCTACTACGACATGGCAACCCAAATGGATTATGAGGTGGCGGATATTCTGGAGGAACTGGAAGCGGATGGATTGCTGGAGAGTACCATAGTGTTTTTTTTCAGCGACCACGGCACCGGATTGCCAAGGGCCAAACAATTTATTTTTGACACGGGCATGCAGGTTCCCTTGATCATTCGCTTTCCGGATAAATGGAAACATCTTGCCCCAAGCCCAGCGGGATCCGTTACGGATCGACTGGTCAGCTTCGTGGACTTCGGACCTTCCATACTCAGTCTGGCTGGCGTATCCATCCCTGAATACATTCAAGGTCGTGCATTCCTGGGAGACAACGCCTCTGATCCCAGGCAGTATGTCTATGGCATCCGCGACCGCATGGACGAACGCTACGACATGAGCCGGACAGTCCGCGATAAACACTTCAAATACCACCGCAATTATATGCCTTACCTGCCACACTATCCCTGGCTGGATTATATGGACCTGCTGGAAACGTCCAAGGAAATGAGGCGTCTTGGCGATGAGGGAAAATTAAGCGGCGCCCACGCCCATTTTATGGCACCCACCAAACCATTGGAAGAACTTTATGACATTCAAGCGGATCCCTTTGAATTACACAATCTGGCCGGTTCTCCGGAATATAGGGAAATCCTGGAAAGGATGCGCGAGCTTCACGTGGCCTGGGTTCTCGAAACCAGGGACCTCGGTTTGATCCCTGAACAGTACCTGCGAGAGCGCGCAAAACCGACCTCGGAATATGAATACGGCCAGAGTGCAGCCTTTCCGGTTGAACGGGTTCTGGAAACAGCCCTGTTAATGGGCGGTCGAAATGTCGACGAATTGATTCTACGCCTGGAAGATCAGGAACCCGCCGTCCGCTTTTGGGCGGCGAATGGATTGACGAACCTGGGAACAGAAGCACTGCCCTCTCAAGAAAAATTGCTCCACATCCTAAATAAGGATACGGTATCTGAAGTCCGGATAGCCGCCGCTCAAGCCCTGTGCAAGATGGACAAGCCGGAACAGGCCCTAACGGTCCTGGCAAGCTTCCTGCAAGATGAACGTCTCTACATCCGGGTGGCGGCCGCCAATGTGGTTGACCGAATCGGCGAACAGGCGCGTCCCATTCGAGCTGAAATTCAGCAGGCTTTGCAACGCGCCTGGCCTGATCTTGATCAGGGAGCCAACTTTCTACCGTGGCTGCTTCAACACACCATGCGGGAAATGGACACAGCCAGACCCTAA